TACGCAAGGACcgtcggggtgctttttttttacgccaccctatgtaaattatatacaacgAGAACACGGcagtgatatatatttatatatttacatatccTTGCCATTTTCACTCTATGCTCTACTCTGCCGCTTGCAATTTTATCTACGGATCCGAGTTAGGATTTGTCCCTCGAATAAACTTCAACGATcgatttatcataataattatcgtCTCGACACTCTactttatttctcaaaaaagaaaacatcgacaaaatgtatttaacaACGGTTATAGTCGTTAAAACAAGAGGCGCACGCGCTCTCGCTATCGTTCTGTACAATGTCCTCCTCGAGTTCTCACCGTTCAAAAGACGCGTATCTAGCTAATCGATCTGGCGAAAAAGTGGTGcacgaatttaattttcaccGTCACGTCGGCCTATCGGAATACACGATGTTTCAgcctcgataaaaaaaaatatgcggaaaataatttgacTGTTGCAAATTCGTGTTTCATTACAATCGGAAATAATTGAAGAAGTTAATTTACACACAATTGTCCAAGTGGAAAAGGAATCGAGATTTATctctttcatttattattggtTTTACGAATGTAAGCGCGTAAATTACATCAATCTTCATGTCACAACGTCtgtttggaaaaaaaaggaaattttaatcgtaaaaaGTTTCTcggagaaagataaaaattttaaaatattgtatctaAAACTTTCAAACATcttcgtgaaaaatttaagtatacacttgaaagaaaaataaagaattcgattaaatgtttaaaatcgCTTATAAGGAGAGTTATAcgtttctctaaaaaaaaagtagaccaagacgaaataaatataaaatcagaaGGGCGAGCGCGAATATCGAcattcgtttcttttttaccaaaattaaatgtgccattattatacttttttttgaTTGTTATATATACGATTATCCAATTACTCcgctaaaaaataacaattaaaaataatctctctTTATACGTACAGCGACTTTTATACATACCGCGATATTCTacaaagttaatttatttttgaaggaGTGAAAGCTACCTTCCTCTAACTCGTGGTGAGAAAGACGCGAACGATAACGAAGCCTTGTTCTTTTGCTTTCGACACTTTAACTGTGCGAAACTCGGttcgattaaaattatacaactaAAACATTCACTGATCAGTAGATTCATGACATGAACATTTCAAgtataaagcaataaaatcATTTACAAGTATATAAAGCAATAGAATCATATCTATATACAactttataaagattttaaatttttataaactgcaatatcgaatattaataatatgttatcTCCCTTCATAAAAGTTTATGTTGAGTaagcttataaaaaattaatattttttatttacttctcTAGATTCTACTGCTGATGTATTGACATACACAATTAAAAATCTCCCTATGCAGAAAGACTGTGTTCGTAGATATGCATTTTCTTTCCTTCATGAACCAGTTAAGTTAAACTGTTtcatgaagaagaaaaaagaaggaattGATCATAAATCATAGATCAAAGTATTCGCTGGTGAAAGATCAAAGACAAGGCCTTCCCAATTGTTCGCGTAATTCTCCCGCGCAATTTACGTAAAGCatctttagaaaaataaaggaaaacgcgaattttttttgtcacgTTTGTTTGCTTTAAAACAGGCATATCAAGAGCGTATCATCTTGCGGCTAGTTAGTAAATTACGCACGATTATATTTCCTCGCACGACGTATTAATAGAATCGATTAAATCTATGACGTGTCTGCTATCCagaaatagttattaatttgtaataataattactctttttttttatagtctATCAAAATATTCATCACAGTGCTACGGACACAAAGATTGTGTTCTggtttatgtatatatacatatatatatgtaaataatcattttttttactcccTGGAAAAACCCACGAATTTCGGTCGCGTTCACTCGCTCGCGTTCGTCCCGAATCAcaaggaagaaaaaggaaacaaaTCACAATCACGCAAATCACAAAAATCACATTTTGTTTTCcggaaaaagaattttgattttctttttctcgggttatgcccgttctagactggaggatgagccgactctcggctcatccgtcttctatagtgtacgtgacataaactatacataaactatagatttttacccGTCTACACCACTCACTCGGATGAGCCGAGAGTCGgctcatcctccagtctagaacgggcattaTACCTCCTCGTCAGAAATTACAACGATTCGCTGCAAAAACATGAAGTAATGCACGAATAACTTTGTACTTTTCATTGCACATATCATTCAATCACAACACGTTTTGATCTTTCTCAATTTTGCTCCATCGGAACGCGAAACCGAATTCGTCGACGTTTTTCCACACTCATATCACTTTTTTCGTTTAAACGTAGAGTGCTACACACACAATggcagtatacatatatatgtacatatatatgtatatatacatatacatacatatatatatcatccTGCTTAAAAACTCTTACTCAACTTACTCTCTACGCGTGACTATATTTACAGCAATAAGTTGAGAAAAATGGCCTCTCAACGAGATCGTCCAGCTTGCGATAAACTCCATAAATGAAATGGTTACCCAACACTAAAGCAATAATTACAATAGATGCACAGGACAAAGAAATCCAAAATAAATTCCTAATGCGAGTTTCGAGTCGATTGATTTTCCATTTTCATGATTATTACACGCTAGATCGAAATTAGAAAGACTAATCGGTttaatttaacagaattttccaaattatataaatatatatatataaatatatatatcgctattattataatatagaaacaaatttaaaaaaaactgcgCGAACTTATCctattgtatttatatgcaGCATTCTGTTCTGCAAGCACGAACCACGGATTAAAATGAGACCGGGAGTATAATCGCAATTTCGAGTCAATTTTACAAACCATTCGTGTTGGAATTGTCAATATTCAAGAGTTAATTCTGTACCGAGCAACGCAAAAGGCCCGAACTattaattttgcgaaaaagagagagaaaaaaatattgcaaacgtataaattattgttccAACATGAACGGTTAAATCCATTCGTAATCTTTCAAATTCTTCTCACTGTATTCTCGCGTTTTTTCGATTCTCGATTCCCTCTTAACCCTTcgcgatttaaaataatttagaaagaaataatgtttTGTAGTAATATTGAGAGCTACATTTATCATCTTAACATTATTACAATCGATTAACATAATAACTTGTTTCTACTTGCCagtgagaaattaaattaattaataaattacaataataagaACATttagattgttttttttttacactagCACAAAAGAATTGTAATCGTCTATATCGTCAAGCGCAAAGggttaaaagaacaaaaattgatttctaatTTGATATCTTATTCGATCGTTTATCGATCACAGTTCGACTTGAAGGGGGCTGGGCGGGCGGAACGATTGGCAGCAGCCCCATGGAAAATACCACGTGGCTCAGCATCTTGGCGAAAATTTCGGATTTGTAGGACCGTGGATGTAACTTCTGAGTTCTTTCGGCGGTTCCGAGCCCAAGTCCGACGCCGTGTCCACGTCCGACTTCCGACAGATGATCATACGGATGTCCGTATGCAGATAAATTCGACCCGATTTGCTGGACATAAATCTAGAAGAAAAGTTCATGCATGCATCTGTTATTTCTTTCAAAGCTTATTTCTAAAACCTATTCCTGGCATATAAGGCGCCTTTGCGTAAAAGTCGAATTCcgtaaaatgtttcttaaacatatatcaattttttcaattctttattTGCAACTGgcgtattttgtaatatatggATTTATACACTGGCTTTCGATGGCCTGACTGCTAGTATGATCTATTTTTAAAGCCATTTAGTTACAAATGAAATACACATACCTAAGGTGAACGAGGTAGCGTAGTGTTTTGTCCCGCAGTGTCCTTTGACGTAAAAAAGTATGAGATCGCGGCGGCATATCGGAAAGATCGTACAATACTACGAACATCTTAACGACTGTACCCAACGGATTCAGAAGAGTCACTTGAATGGTGCCACTTCTTGGTACCTGATAGCCCTTTTTCTCGAGATTAATATGAGCCTGTAAAATAATAGCATGAACAATGGATCATCGTcacaataaaagaaagaaggaaatctgtaatatctcattattgaataaattatttagtcaTCGGTAATTTACTATACttgttgtaaaatgtaaactCTTCAAGACACTCTATTGCAATTGATTTGTTGTTTGAGAAAACGTACAAGGTATGGTGTGGAAACTTTATCGTTGTCACCGAGTGTGTAGAAGAACACAGTGACTGGAAGCTTCTGATGTTTCGGGCAGAAGGAACCGCTGGCCCCGAGTTCCGCTGTGAAACCGTGAACCGTGGACACCGGTTCGAGTCTACCGTTCAACGCCGATTCCTCGAAGCTGCCTAGAAGAGCGTGACTCTGTGGTCGGTGACGGGAGCTGGAACGTCTTTTGGGTGTTTCCTCGCCTTCACCGGCGGTTTCCGCATCGCGATCGGTTTCTTCCAGCGAGACTGCGCCCGGACTCGGCGGTGTATTTAATTCGAACAACGCGCTAAAAAAAATGCGCAAAgtttagagaaaaatttttgtcgATATCGGCTCGACGGCATCAATAAAAAGTATTGTAATTCTAATCTTAggtacatttttatattattagtaatatatctcgaaaaagtatctaatattttgtttctgCTACAACtcataaacaaaaaaactttcaaaaagaACATTGTACAATtaacttttctaaaaaattataattttataatatattattcattgatGCCGTTCAATTGTTGTATCGTTTTCTGATGAACTTCGTACTTTCTTTTAGAGGAAACGGAATTCAAGCTGCTGTCGTAGTCGAAGCAACAGCTGCCTCTCCTCAACGGCGCTGGACTAGAGGTCAACGGCAAACCAGTCCTGCTATGGAATACCATCGACGCTGCGTTTTCCAGGGATCTGCGGAATCTCTCCTGCTCGAGCGCGGACGGCACGCTCTTGTCGACAGTTTCGTCGTCTCCCGTCTCTGCGATACTGTCCTTGTGATTGTTGCTTCGTAGCTTGGAAGACGAATGTCCGCTTTGCGGAATAGTTGGAGTAGTCAAATTGCTCTTCTGAAGAGTAGCAATGTCCTTCGTATTCTCATCCTGCTCTTTATTCTCAAAAGGTTCCTTCGTATCTTCGATTAGCCGCCTGTCGCAATGATTCTCCTGGTTGTTTAGGCCACCGGAATCGCATTCGCgatcattattatttgtacTATGCATATTGCGTGGCTTTTGATGTGCGTCTTTTGTACTGAACGTCGCAGCATCCTCTTTCTCCTCGGTAGCCTCCGGGAAGTTTGTGAAGTCGATTCGCCGTTTAGTTTTGCTGTACCTTGCGCTATGTAGATTCGGTTGTTCGTTGTTATAGCGAAACGACGCTGTATTGAGGCGTTGCGGCAGCGTCGGACTCGGCGAGGTCTCCTGCGAAGAGGAACTCTCCTCCGATATCAAAGCGATCCTCTTATCCATTTCTTTCTTAAACATCTGCCGGAACCGATGGAATCTCTTATTCAGCGGCAAGAATTTCTCGTCATTAGACGAGGTGGTTTTGTGGTCCTGCTGATCAAGCTTCTCGATGCTCGAAAAGTGAGAATCGTCGTCGCTGCTGTCGTCGTCAATGCTAGTCGTCGACCTTGGTCTGGTCCCGTTTGATGAAATATCCGACAGGTCCTTTCGGTCCTTACTGGTCCGCAGAATGGCTCCGAGCAGCACGTCAGCTTTAGTGGAAACATTTCGCAAATGAACCGCATCCTCGTTCGCGTGTGTTTTCACTTGCGAATCATCGTTTAACTTGTTGGTGCCTTCGGCAAGTTTCGAGCGAGCAGGCCGATAAACATTCTTGTCGTAATAGACCCGATCTAGAGGACTTGATTGTTCTTCTGATACTTGATGGTCTATCTTCTTACACAACCCACGGCTACAATCCTCGCAGGATTTAAGTGTACGAACTCGAACTGTTCCAACGCGATTTATCGAATTACTCTGAACTACTCCTTCCTCCCAACCCGTGTATTTTGCCGTGTCATCACTGCCCCTTTCGGATCGTTCTCCGCGTTTCCTCGCATTCTTAACGGTGGCTCTTCTACGTCCCGACGGTGTTCTTGCTCGCAGTACCGCTAACACTTCGTCGACCTCTCGCTGGCTTAATTCGAGATTGCAGTTCTTGAACTTGATCTCGTTGGTACCCTGCTGCCCATTCGGATGCTCCGGATGCTGTTTCAATCCTTCGTTCTTCATCTTGTTGCTATCAACGTAGCCCTTCGTTGCCGTAACACCCAGGACTCTTCCAGGTACTTTGCTGAACCACTCTAGTAATCCTCCTTCTtc
This sequence is a window from Temnothorax longispinosus isolate EJ_2023e chromosome 11, Tlon_JGU_v1, whole genome shotgun sequence. Protein-coding genes within it:
- the Atos gene encoding uncharacterized protein Atos isoform X1; translation: MHCLGAVTGGGTSSPNGAGGRGGVLSVFRALGVLVCEGRIQGPPRGYKEGPHCAPPMQAVPNDHVCEETNYLCNRYRVLIQDITERLAVGSYLCVEVLLCSDCPCGLAKSTCKYPVYPVPPLPISPWQKCASEMLLEYWCICVVPSKSQEPMNFQGLYQAVRSRLHFSQVAAWWSRSNGAAPSYIATRIVSHNEDNLSKFRETSMEHTFPLAGNGDGNSIKVTMWALPRMEEVPVLTCSLHPKIEKDEEDIARALTPTKNISMGSGSTQNPEGLVLPVLVDDRLQTTCNKSGKHDCRCEEEDTSPLSPTIRSNGERKRRRSLPCGPAESFCVSSQSAPLPYVQEYMPQEIRDNTSSSLTRGSAEIANNNRSVMRISSFQNKLENKNEVRTHNNRNSDLERCFKINLKIEELEGNLEKRCKHTMTDVAEIANSKNIDRIEEGYNNSAKNSTNLGREHGGSSYADIISAKSGGILHNLSPFAPTSWSFVSSWQNSNMNSKFQSFRGAKEARFNDSEKNYKLPTVASNHPPINPYAQPNPFHESNPGPSTHKWTQKTLDNSACIVHQSYPSKNIHKVMTLLADQDALEINKEDSIVKSSQRKTGKSDLNQLMWKLPGPDEKEKREEGGLLEWFSKVPGRVLGVTATKGYVDSNKMKNEGLKQHPEHPNGQQGTNEIKFKNCNLELSQREVDEVLAVLRARTPSGRRRATVKNARKRGERSERGSDDTAKYTGWEEGVVQSNSINRVGTVRVRTLKSCEDCSRGLCKKIDHQVSEEQSSPLDRVYYDKNVYRPARSKLAEGTNKLNDDSQVKTHANEDAVHLRNVSTKADVLLGAILRTSKDRKDLSDISSNGTRPRSTTSIDDDSSDDDSHFSSIEKLDQQDHKTTSSNDEKFLPLNKRFHRFRQMFKKEMDKRIALISEESSSSQETSPSPTLPQRLNTASFRYNNEQPNLHSARYSKTKRRIDFTNFPEATEEKEDAATFSTKDAHQKPRNMHSTNNNDRECDSGGLNNQENHCDRRLIEDTKEPFENKEQDENTKDIATLQKSNLTTPTIPQSGHSSSKLRSNNHKDSIAETGDDETVDKSVPSALEQERFRRSLENAASMVFHSRTGLPLTSSPAPLRRGSCCFDYDSSLNSVSSKRNALFELNTPPSPGAVSLEETDRDAETAGEGEETPKRRSSSRHRPQSHALLGSFEESALNGRLEPVSTVHGFTAELGASGSFCPKHQKLPVTVFFYTLGDNDKVSTPYLAHINLEKKGYQVPRSGTIQVTLLNPLGTVVKMFVVLYDLSDMPPRSHTFLRQRTLRDKTLRYLVHLRFMSSKSGRIYLHTDIRMIICRKSDVDTASDLGSEPPKELRSYIHGPTNPKFSPRC
- the Atos gene encoding uncharacterized protein Atos isoform X2 — protein: MLLEYWCICVVPSKSQEPMNFQGLYQAVRSRLHFSQVAAWWSRSNGAAPSYIATRIVSHNEDNLSKFRETSMEHTFPLAGNGDGNSIKVTMWALPRMEEVPVLTCSLHPKIEKDEEDIARALTPTKNISMGSGSTQNPEGLVLPVLVDDRLQTTCNKSGKHDCRCEEEDTSPLSPTIRSNGERKRRRSLPCGPAESFCVSSQSAPLPYVQEYMPQEIRDNTSSSLTRGSAEIANNNRSVMRISSFQNKLENKNEVRTHNNRNSDLERCFKINLKIEELEGNLEKRCKHTMTDVAEIANSKNIDRIEEGYNNSAKNSTNLGREHGGSSYADIISAKSGGILHNLSPFAPTSWSFVSSWQNSNMNSKFQSFRGAKEARFNDSEKNYKLPTVASNHPPINPYAQPNPFHESNPGPSTHKWTQKTLDNSACIVHQSYPSKNIHKVMTLLADQDALEINKEDSIVKSSQRKTGKSDLNQLMWKLPGPDEKEKREEGGLLEWFSKVPGRVLGVTATKGYVDSNKMKNEGLKQHPEHPNGQQGTNEIKFKNCNLELSQREVDEVLAVLRARTPSGRRRATVKNARKRGERSERGSDDTAKYTGWEEGVVQSNSINRVGTVRVRTLKSCEDCSRGLCKKIDHQVSEEQSSPLDRVYYDKNVYRPARSKLAEGTNKLNDDSQVKTHANEDAVHLRNVSTKADVLLGAILRTSKDRKDLSDISSNGTRPRSTTSIDDDSSDDDSHFSSIEKLDQQDHKTTSSNDEKFLPLNKRFHRFRQMFKKEMDKRIALISEESSSSQETSPSPTLPQRLNTASFRYNNEQPNLHSARYSKTKRRIDFTNFPEATEEKEDAATFSTKDAHQKPRNMHSTNNNDRECDSGGLNNQENHCDRRLIEDTKEPFENKEQDENTKDIATLQKSNLTTPTIPQSGHSSSKLRSNNHKDSIAETGDDETVDKSVPSALEQERFRRSLENAASMVFHSRTGLPLTSSPAPLRRGSCCFDYDSSLNSVSSKRNALFELNTPPSPGAVSLEETDRDAETAGEGEETPKRRSSSRHRPQSHALLGSFEESALNGRLEPVSTVHGFTAELGASGSFCPKHQKLPVTVFFYTLGDNDKVSTPYLAHINLEKKGYQVPRSGTIQVTLLNPLGTVVKMFVVLYDLSDMPPRSHTFLRQRTLRDKTLRYLVHLRFMSSKSGRIYLHTDIRMIICRKSDVDTASDLGSEPPKELRSYIHGPTNPKFSPRC